Part of the Shewanella eurypsychrophilus genome is shown below.
GATAATGGTGTCTTTGCTACACAGATAGCCAGTCCATCCAGCCCCATGGTTTTTATCTGAACCAGTTGCCGCTTAGCCTCATCGGATAGCTTGATGCCTTTAGCGCCATAACCAGACTCGGCAATCGTAAGCAGCTTAGCCTCAATGCTCGCCTCTAAGGGATAGAGAAATTTAAATTCAGAGACCTGATCTGTGGCATCGGCAACCATTTTGGCCAAGGCTTCAGCTCCTTTAGCTCCCTTTGCAAATGCCTCACTAATTTCACAACCAAAAGCCGATGTATCGCTCACAGCCGATTTTAACCAGCTAATTTCAGATTCGGTATCAGTTGGAAAACGATTAATGGCCACAACGACAGGAACACCGTATTGGCTGACATTATTTATATGCCATCTAAGATTAGCAAAACCCGCCTGTAGACGGAGCATATCTTCCTCGTTGATATCGAGTTGAGATGTTAACCCTGAGTTAGCCTTGAGCGCTTTTAGGGTAACGACCACTACCGCGGCATCAGGCGCTTTCCCCGACTCTCTCACCTTGATATTACAGAACTTTTCAAATCCCATGTCTGAGCCAAAGCCACCCTCTGTGACCACAAACTCAGATAACTTAAGTGCGATTCTATCGGCTATAATGGATGAATTCCCATGGGCAATATTGGCGAAAGGCCCCGCATGAATCAAACAAGGATCACCCGTTAACGTCTGCATCAGGGTAGGCTCAATGGCTTGGCTTAATATGACGGTCATCGCGCCTGCGACACCAATATCTTCCGCTGTGATCGGCTTGCCCCGAACATCTAACGCCAATATCAGTTTAGCGATGCGCTGACGCATATCTTTAAGATCTCGACTCAATGCAAGGATAGCCATAATCTCAGAGGCCGCGGTAATATCAAAACCCGAGTCATGAATCGGCCCATTATTGTCGCCAAACCCTACACTGATATTTCTCAGACTGCGCTCATTATGATCGACAACACGACGCCACAATATCTGCTTAGCAGATATATTCAACGGTTCGCTGCCAGCTTGCTCAATATAGTCTTCTCTGGATAGTCGGCTCTCATGAAAAAGGCAGGCATCGATGGCTGCTGCAGCTAAGTTGTGAGCGCTGCTGACCGCATGAATATCTCCCGTTAGGTGAAGATTGAGTTCCTCCATGGGCACAACCTGAGCTAGCCCCCCTCCTGCCGCGCCGCCTTTAATACCAAATACAGGTCCCATGCTAGGCTGACGAATACAAGCCGTCGCTCGCTTGCCTATGGCATTTAAACCTTGAGTCAGCCCTATGCTTGTGACTGTTTTCCCCTCACCAAACGGAGTCGGTGTCACGGCAGTGACAATCACCAATTTGCCTTCTAGGTTATCATCGAGACGCTTTAAAACTGATAGATGTACTTTGGCTTTCGACTCACCAAATGAGGACAGTTCGCTAGGTTCAAGACCCAGTTTATTGGCTATATGTTTGATGGGACGAAGTGTTGCTTGGCGTGAAATCTCAATATCTGACAGCATTCTATTGCTCCTCTTATTAGAGATGTATAGGGTAAGCGACCTATAATAGGAGCCAAGAATATAGTTGATCTCGGTGGCAGGCTAAATAGCTAAACCGTGATTAATGCTGCTTAGTTAAGCATTCATGAATCCAAATCAATAAATGGTAATCTAGTTGAATAAATTAACGTCGGATTAAGGAAAGGGTATGGCAACGACATCAGAATCTCACCGTCAGGTACTTATCGACACACATTCGCATCAGCCTCAAATTAAACTCTCTGATTTCATCGCTGGTTTTTGGCGAATGGATAGCTGGGATATGTCTGCTCAGCAAAGGATCCAACTCATCGAAGCCTATATTGATCTCGGAGTCACCAGCATGGATCATGCCGATATATACGGCCAATTCCAGTGTGAAACTTTATTTGGCGAAGCGCTGGCCCTAAAGCCTTCGTTGCGAGAGCAGATACAGTTAATCAGTAAATGCGGGATTAAACCCGCTTTCGATTCGATGCCTGAGCGCTATGTTAATCATTATGATACCAGTAAAAGTCACATCTTAGCCTCAGTC
Proteins encoded:
- a CDS encoding formate--tetrahydrofolate ligase, with the protein product MLSDIEISRQATLRPIKHIANKLGLEPSELSSFGESKAKVHLSVLKRLDDNLEGKLVIVTAVTPTPFGEGKTVTSIGLTQGLNAIGKRATACIRQPSMGPVFGIKGGAAGGGLAQVVPMEELNLHLTGDIHAVSSAHNLAAAAIDACLFHESRLSREDYIEQAGSEPLNISAKQILWRRVVDHNERSLRNISVGFGDNNGPIHDSGFDITAASEIMAILALSRDLKDMRQRIAKLILALDVRGKPITAEDIGVAGAMTVILSQAIEPTLMQTLTGDPCLIHAGPFANIAHGNSSIIADRIALKLSEFVVTEGGFGSDMGFEKFCNIKVRESGKAPDAAVVVVTLKALKANSGLTSQLDINEEDMLRLQAGFANLRWHINNVSQYGVPVVVAINRFPTDTESEISWLKSAVSDTSAFGCEISEAFAKGAKGAEALAKMVADATDQVSEFKFLYPLEASIEAKLLTIAESGYGAKGIKLSDEAKRQLVQIKTMGLDGLAICVAKTPLSISHDPKVKGIPADFELPITQFKINAGAGFITALVGKVMTMPGLGIKPGYLNIDINEQDEIVGLA